Proteins encoded together in one Pontiella desulfatans window:
- a CDS encoding PEP-CTERM sorting domain-containing protein (PEP-CTERM proteins occur, often in large numbers, in the proteomes of bacteria that also encode an exosortase, a predicted intramembrane cysteine proteinase. The presence of a PEP-CTERM domain at a protein's C-terminus predicts cleavage within the sorting domain, followed by covalent anchoring to some some component of the (usually Gram-negative) cell surface. Many PEP-CTERM proteins exhibit an unusual sequence composition that includes large numbers of potential glycosylation sites. Expression of one such protein has been shown restore the ability of a bacterium to form floc, a type of biofilm.) encodes MNKNVMTAVVVGLSALWASADITLNMQGDNINDDKNGLIGVVNIDAAGLGSLSQTGALNFPGTGTTAAPVSGSVSAGYAGIFQVRVNTAIFDNNTGSATFGYNIGNAKTDAAASGLGIVDQSGVNPSGAGIGGLAASNVWEGAAFSLGTDSMAAGSKLQLTEVTLSNFDYDSGESVYILNNMSGDFLQINAAVVASEGVRVATIDVSSLDIVVDAGQALPAYNSSQTGNQTFSIITAAEASNGYRIESTSYNVIPEPATIGLLAGTGGMLMGVRRWLSL; translated from the coding sequence ATGAATAAAAACGTAATGACTGCAGTAGTGGTGGGGTTGTCTGCTCTATGGGCATCTGCCGATATCACGCTGAATATGCAGGGCGATAACATTAATGACGATAAGAATGGCCTGATTGGCGTGGTGAATATTGACGCTGCCGGACTCGGAAGCCTGAGCCAAACCGGGGCACTGAATTTCCCGGGAACCGGCACGACGGCCGCTCCGGTTAGCGGGTCGGTTTCCGCCGGGTATGCAGGGATATTTCAGGTGCGGGTCAATACGGCCATTTTTGACAACAATACGGGGTCGGCGACCTTCGGTTATAATATTGGTAATGCCAAGACGGATGCCGCCGCTTCGGGATTGGGCATCGTGGATCAAAGCGGAGTGAATCCCAGTGGCGCGGGGATCGGAGGATTGGCCGCTTCCAATGTCTGGGAAGGCGCGGCTTTCAGTTTGGGTACGGATAGCATGGCCGCTGGAAGCAAGCTGCAACTGACAGAGGTTACGCTGAGCAACTTCGATTATGACAGCGGCGAGTCCGTCTATATTCTCAACAACATGAGCGGAGACTTTCTGCAGATCAATGCGGCGGTGGTTGCCAGCGAAGGCGTTCGTGTTGCAACAATCGATGTTTCCAGCCTGGATATTGTGGTGGATGCAGGGCAGGCATTGCCCGCTTACAACTCCAGCCAGACTGGCAATCAGACCTTTTCAATTATCACCGCAGCGGAAGCGTCGAACGGATACAGGATTGAATCGACCTCCTATAACGTAATTCCCGAACCCGCCACCATCGGATTATTGGCAGGAACCGGGGGGATGCTCATGGGGGTACGCCGTTGGCTTTCCCTGTAG
- a CDS encoding DDE-type integrase/transposase/recombinase → MSCETRMEYIAVQKRRYRRAEKAYKTRLLDEVCAVCGYDRKHATKLLNDSFTPSRGKRGRKGEYDSAELRKTLKTLWLRSGQLCGKRLKPAMPHWLKHYEKHYEPLSTECREKLLRISPASIDRVLKPFKAQYQRRRNTGTKPGSLLKNQIPIRTSTEDIDRPGYLEADTVAHCGGSMSGDFIWSITYTDIISTWTVTRAVWNKGAEGVMHQTHDVENKLPFAILGFDCDNGSEFLNHHLTRYFLQRKQPVCFTRSRPYHKNDNAHVEQKNWTHVRELLGYDRLDNPAMIRELNALYRDWERLNNFFKPSFKLKSKVRVKSRYKKKYDAPATPFDRLKVSGILGEQQEAALQREYETLDPFELGNRIQRRRRKIEKMKKTGESAAVGEPGFPDCLPTLTTPELEGTH, encoded by the coding sequence ATGAGTTGCGAAACCAGAATGGAATACATCGCGGTACAAAAACGCCGCTATAGGCGCGCGGAAAAGGCCTACAAGACCCGGTTGCTCGATGAAGTATGCGCGGTATGCGGCTATGATCGCAAGCATGCCACCAAGCTGCTCAACGACTCGTTTACGCCCTCCAGGGGCAAACGCGGCCGCAAAGGCGAGTACGACTCTGCTGAATTGCGCAAGACCCTCAAAACTCTGTGGCTTCGTTCTGGACAACTGTGCGGGAAGCGCCTCAAGCCTGCTATGCCACATTGGCTGAAGCACTATGAAAAACATTACGAACCGCTATCGACCGAATGCCGTGAAAAGCTACTGAGAATCAGCCCGGCAAGCATCGACCGGGTGCTCAAACCCTTCAAAGCGCAGTACCAGCGAAGGCGCAATACCGGTACCAAGCCCGGCTCGCTGCTCAAGAATCAGATCCCAATCCGCACCTCCACCGAGGACATCGACCGGCCCGGCTATCTCGAAGCCGACACAGTAGCCCACTGTGGCGGATCGATGAGCGGGGACTTCATCTGGTCGATCACCTATACGGACATCATAAGCACCTGGACGGTAACCCGCGCGGTCTGGAACAAAGGCGCTGAAGGCGTGATGCACCAAACCCACGACGTGGAAAACAAGCTGCCCTTCGCCATCCTGGGCTTCGACTGCGACAACGGCAGCGAGTTCCTCAACCACCATCTCACGCGCTACTTCCTGCAACGCAAACAGCCCGTCTGTTTTACACGCAGCAGACCGTACCACAAGAACGACAACGCCCATGTCGAACAAAAGAACTGGACGCACGTGCGCGAGTTGCTCGGCTACGACCGGCTCGACAACCCGGCCATGATCAGAGAGCTCAACGCACTCTACCGCGACTGGGAACGGCTCAACAACTTCTTCAAACCCTCGTTCAAGCTAAAAAGCAAGGTTCGCGTCAAAAGCCGGTACAAAAAGAAATACGATGCCCCCGCCACGCCCTTTGACCGCCTGAAGGTCAGCGGCATCCTTGGCGAACAACAGGAGGCTGCTCTGCAACGCGAATACGAAACGCTCGACCCTTTCGAGCTGGGCAATCGCATCCAGCGCCGACGTCGCAAGATCGAAAAAATGAAGAAAACCGGCGAGTCCGCCGCAGTCGGGGAACCCGGGTTCCCCGACTGCCTCCCCACCTTGACAACCCCCGAATTAGAGGGTACCCATTAA
- a CDS encoding aldose epimerase family protein — protein sequence MLAGCASVKTADFDDIKCYTLKNKAGTTIKITNYGATVTSIVTADRTGTMADIALGYNDVSGYMNAVDKPYFGAIVGRYGNRIAKGKFSIDGEEYELATNNGENHLHGGVIGFDKVVWDAEIVEKNAVKFSYLAKDGEEGYPGNLQMAVTYTLTEENELRIDYLATTDKKTPVNLTNHTYFNLKGEGEGTILDHELMINASGMTPVDSGLIPTGKIAPVKGTPFDFTTAKAIGRDIATKNQQLKNGLGYDHNWVLNKGGKAGQMTLAATVYEPTSGRFMEVFTEEPGIQFYCGNFLGGNLKGKAGKTYVHRGGFCLETQHYPDSPNQPAFPSTILVPDDEYKTSTMYKFSIK from the coding sequence ATGCTGGCCGGATGCGCATCGGTAAAGACCGCTGATTTTGATGACATCAAATGCTATACGCTGAAGAATAAAGCGGGTACGACGATCAAAATTACGAACTATGGCGCGACGGTTACTTCCATTGTTACGGCTGATCGTACTGGAACAATGGCCGATATTGCGCTGGGCTACAACGATGTGTCGGGCTACATGAACGCGGTGGATAAACCGTACTTCGGCGCCATTGTCGGGCGCTACGGCAACCGCATTGCAAAAGGTAAATTCAGCATTGATGGTGAGGAGTATGAGCTGGCTACCAATAACGGTGAAAACCATCTTCACGGTGGCGTGATCGGTTTTGATAAGGTGGTTTGGGATGCCGAGATTGTTGAGAAGAATGCCGTGAAGTTCAGCTATCTCGCCAAGGATGGAGAAGAGGGCTATCCCGGCAATCTGCAGATGGCCGTCACCTACACGCTGACGGAGGAGAACGAACTGCGGATCGACTATTTGGCCACAACGGATAAAAAGACGCCGGTCAATCTGACCAACCACACCTACTTCAATCTCAAGGGGGAAGGGGAGGGAACTATTCTGGATCATGAACTGATGATCAATGCCTCGGGCATGACGCCGGTCGACAGCGGTCTGATTCCGACGGGCAAGATTGCGCCGGTAAAAGGAACGCCGTTCGATTTTACCACTGCCAAGGCGATCGGCCGCGACATCGCAACGAAGAATCAGCAGTTGAAAAACGGTCTTGGTTATGACCACAACTGGGTGCTCAATAAAGGAGGCAAGGCCGGGCAGATGACGCTTGCGGCAACTGTCTACGAGCCGACCAGCGGTCGCTTCATGGAGGTCTTCACCGAAGAGCCTGGAATCCAGTTTTATTGCGGCAATTTCCTGGGCGGAAACCTGAAAGGCAAGGCAGGGAAGACCTACGTTCACCGCGGAGGATTTTGTCTCGAAACACAGCACTATCCCGACAGCCCCAATCAGCCCGCCTTCCCGTCCACCATTCTGGTGCCGGACGACGAATACAAAACCAGCACGATGTATAAATTCAGCATCAAATAG
- a CDS encoding sulfatase, with protein sequence MTTRRNFTTCFTLATLTGLARPTQAAKPEKKPNVLFIVLDDMNNDLTFLDGQPKARTPNLQRLAGRSHLFTRAYCAAPACNPTRAAVFSGVPPHQSGVYGNPDELIRSQPLDTCTYLPEHFRTRGYWTMWAGKTFHKKPSEERLAKLWNNMEHRDGGYGPNVQKGKGEIPFKTWGNCQKWTGPDTDFPDVRNTDGVIAALANPQEQPFFIALGLYRPHVPYTAPKRFFDLYERDQIPLPPILENDVDDLPPAAMKWINDSKGHRKDANKVIKTGTLKTVLHGYLASTSFADWNVGRVLDALDQSDHADNTIVVLWGDHGFHHGEKERFTKFALWEKTTNMPMLFRLPGQTARQVIANPVSQMDLYPTLCDLCGLDTPEHVFGKSLVPMFEDPEKPLGPALTTFEKDNHTLRTRKYRYIHYANGDEEFYVHADDPHEWHNQAGNPEYRNMMDKLKSQLPKSRVEPVGGKKKKQ encoded by the coding sequence ATGACAACCCGACGCAACTTTACCACCTGCTTCACGCTCGCCACGCTGACAGGACTTGCCCGCCCCACACAGGCCGCCAAGCCGGAAAAAAAGCCCAATGTACTTTTCATCGTTCTCGACGATATGAACAACGACCTGACGTTCCTCGACGGTCAGCCGAAGGCCCGCACCCCCAACCTGCAACGGCTCGCCGGCCGGAGCCATCTGTTTACCCGCGCCTATTGCGCCGCCCCCGCCTGCAACCCAACGCGCGCGGCCGTATTTTCCGGCGTACCGCCCCATCAGTCGGGGGTTTATGGAAACCCGGATGAATTGATCCGCTCCCAGCCGCTCGATACATGCACCTATCTGCCCGAACATTTCCGCACCCGAGGCTACTGGACGATGTGGGCTGGCAAAACCTTCCACAAAAAACCTTCTGAGGAACGCCTTGCCAAACTATGGAACAACATGGAGCACCGCGATGGCGGATATGGCCCCAACGTTCAAAAGGGCAAGGGCGAAATCCCGTTCAAGACCTGGGGAAACTGCCAGAAATGGACGGGGCCGGACACCGACTTTCCAGACGTACGCAATACCGACGGCGTGATCGCAGCCCTGGCAAATCCACAGGAGCAACCGTTCTTCATCGCTCTGGGGCTCTACCGCCCGCATGTGCCCTACACTGCACCGAAACGCTTTTTCGATTTATACGAACGCGACCAGATCCCGCTCCCGCCGATTCTTGAGAACGATGTCGACGACCTGCCGCCCGCCGCGATGAAATGGATCAATGATTCCAAGGGGCACCGGAAGGATGCCAACAAAGTGATCAAGACCGGAACGCTCAAAACGGTGCTGCACGGCTATCTCGCCAGCACCAGTTTTGCCGACTGGAACGTGGGGCGTGTGCTCGATGCGCTGGACCAAAGCGACCATGCCGACAACACCATCGTTGTGCTGTGGGGCGACCACGGATTCCATCATGGAGAAAAGGAGCGGTTTACCAAATTTGCCCTGTGGGAAAAGACCACTAATATGCCGATGCTCTTCCGCCTGCCCGGTCAAACCGCGCGGCAGGTCATTGCCAATCCGGTCAGCCAGATGGACCTCTACCCCACCCTCTGCGACCTATGCGGACTCGATACGCCGGAGCACGTTTTCGGGAAATCGCTTGTCCCCATGTTTGAGGATCCGGAAAAACCACTCGGCCCCGCGCTGACTACTTTCGAGAAAGACAACCATACGTTGCGCACCCGCAAGTATCGCTACATCCATTACGCGAACGGAGACGAGGAATTCTACGTGCATGCCGACGATCCGCATGAGTGGCATAACCAGGCTGGAAATCCTGAATATCGCAACATGATGGACAAGCTAAAAAGCCAACTGCCCAAATCACGCGTTGAGCCGGTCGGCGGCAAAAAGAAGAAGCAGTAG
- a CDS encoding glycoside hydrolase family 43 protein, with translation MDKTTIERFSRGAALAAVLSTAGCKSQSLSYTNPVWDGNLADPAVLEWKGEWYAYGTGSEEETGRQFPVLHSTDFTNWEPSGYAMDAVAEPNFKEYWAPEVVERDGVFYLFYAGNRRMRVAKAESPLGPFKDCGVYLFPEWEFSIDGHPFCDPDTGEWYLFFARDFLDVERVGTGLSVVRLGDDMMSVDGPVKTVLTAFADWQIYERNRKMYDSVYDWHTVEGPWMVKRDGLYYCFYSASNWQTPQYGVGFAVAEHPMGPWKDGGNSEYATVLNGMDNGLIGPGHNSVAIAPDGKTHFMVYHSWNPARTARVMCIDPIDWTDDGPRVINPAFGNKEFVR, from the coding sequence ATGGACAAGACAACGATTGAGCGCTTTTCACGGGGAGCTGCGCTGGCTGCTGTGCTTTCGACGGCCGGTTGCAAGAGCCAGAGCCTGAGTTACACCAATCCGGTCTGGGACGGCAATCTGGCCGATCCTGCCGTGCTGGAGTGGAAGGGCGAGTGGTATGCCTACGGTACCGGATCGGAAGAGGAAACCGGTCGGCAATTCCCGGTGTTGCATTCGACAGATTTTACCAACTGGGAGCCCTCCGGCTATGCAATGGATGCAGTAGCGGAGCCGAACTTTAAGGAATATTGGGCGCCGGAAGTGGTGGAGCGCGACGGCGTGTTTTATCTCTTCTATGCCGGCAATCGCCGCATGCGGGTGGCAAAGGCCGAAAGCCCGCTTGGACCGTTCAAGGATTGCGGCGTTTATCTTTTCCCTGAGTGGGAGTTTTCCATCGACGGCCATCCGTTCTGTGATCCCGATACCGGCGAATGGTATCTGTTCTTTGCCCGCGATTTTCTGGATGTCGAGCGGGTGGGGACGGGGCTGTCTGTGGTTCGACTGGGCGATGATATGATGTCGGTGGACGGGCCGGTAAAGACCGTACTCACCGCCTTTGCCGACTGGCAGATCTATGAGCGCAACCGTAAGATGTACGACAGCGTTTATGACTGGCACACGGTCGAAGGACCGTGGATGGTTAAGCGTGATGGTCTCTACTATTGTTTCTATTCCGCCTCCAACTGGCAAACTCCGCAATACGGCGTTGGCTTTGCTGTTGCCGAGCATCCGATGGGTCCATGGAAAGACGGCGGGAACTCGGAATATGCCACGGTGCTTAACGGTATGGACAATGGGTTGATCGGCCCGGGGCATAATTCTGTGGCCATCGCTCCGGATGGGAAAACCCATTTCATGGTCTACCATTCGTGGAACCCGGCGCGGACTGCCCGGGTCATGTGCATCGATCCCATCGACTGGACAGACGACGGGCCGCGCGTCATCAATCCGGCTTTTGGGAATAAGGAATTCGTGCGGTGA
- a CDS encoding cellulase family glycosylhydrolase, whose protein sequence is MEMMMYGKKGWFVWLVAVMVAGGVFGAVEVKEVAGRWSAERASAWYAAQPWLVGCNYIPATAINQLEMWQGDTFDPETIDRELALAEELGFNMLRVYLHDLVWEADEKGLYQRMDQFMDICAAHGIRPMFVFFDDCHHFFPSIGTQPQPVPEYHNSGWVTSPARDVAANYAAGKASEQAVARLKGYVQQTIHRFKDDSRVLMWELYNEPGRGRNVDAKGSPFGGGERFGDRSNKLLMDAWGWAREINPSQPISSCAVGCVGKRNVEIGEINSDVISFHSYDPPQKLESLCKRYAKAGRPAICTEYMARPNSTFEGSLPILKQYHMGACNWGFVAGKTGCVWPWSSRDGKNVEALRERGVVCTSIKEMPLPETWFHEIFYPDHTPYRQAEVDFIKQIIQQDKAAFSELKRNKERTK, encoded by the coding sequence ATGGAGATGATGATGTACGGGAAAAAAGGATGGTTTGTTTGGCTGGTGGCTGTGATGGTTGCGGGCGGAGTATTCGGCGCTGTTGAGGTGAAGGAGGTGGCCGGGCGCTGGTCTGCGGAAAGGGCGTCGGCCTGGTATGCCGCACAACCATGGCTGGTGGGGTGCAACTATATTCCGGCCACGGCCATTAATCAGCTTGAGATGTGGCAGGGCGATACCTTTGATCCGGAAACCATAGATCGAGAACTCGCTTTAGCCGAGGAGCTTGGCTTCAATATGCTACGTGTCTACCTGCACGATCTCGTCTGGGAAGCGGATGAAAAAGGACTCTATCAGCGGATGGATCAGTTTATGGATATCTGTGCGGCGCATGGGATTCGTCCGATGTTTGTATTTTTTGATGATTGTCACCATTTTTTCCCGTCGATTGGGACGCAGCCGCAACCTGTTCCTGAATATCATAACTCGGGTTGGGTGACTTCACCCGCGCGTGACGTGGCCGCCAACTATGCCGCCGGAAAAGCATCTGAGCAAGCGGTTGCCCGACTGAAGGGCTATGTGCAGCAAACCATACACCGTTTCAAGGACGATTCGCGCGTCTTGATGTGGGAACTCTATAACGAACCGGGCCGCGGACGGAATGTTGATGCTAAAGGTAGTCCTTTCGGCGGCGGAGAACGTTTTGGCGACAGAAGTAATAAGCTGTTGATGGATGCTTGGGGCTGGGCGCGGGAGATTAATCCGTCTCAGCCAATCAGTTCCTGTGCCGTAGGATGTGTCGGAAAGCGCAATGTTGAGATTGGGGAGATCAATTCGGATGTGATCTCATTCCATTCCTATGATCCGCCGCAGAAACTGGAGAGCCTGTGTAAACGATATGCGAAAGCCGGACGCCCGGCGATCTGTACCGAATACATGGCGCGGCCGAACAGTACGTTCGAAGGCAGTCTGCCGATTTTGAAACAATATCATATGGGCGCATGTAACTGGGGGTTTGTGGCCGGCAAGACTGGCTGCGTCTGGCCGTGGAGCAGTCGCGATGGGAAGAATGTCGAAGCATTGCGTGAGCGGGGAGTTGTTTGCACATCCATTAAGGAAATGCCCCTGCCGGAAACTTGGTTCCATGAAATATTTTATCCGGATCATACGCCTTATCGGCAGGCGGAGGTCGATTTTATCAAGCAGATCATACAGCAGGATAAAGCTGCTTTTAGTGAATTGAAAAGAAACAAGGAGCGAACGAAATGA
- a CDS encoding sulfatase-like hydrolase/transferase, translating to MNINFSRSMLAVVLVGACSCLSARPNLVFILADDCAYTTLGCYGGTNVQTPNIDRLAQEGLRFTQAYASTSMCVPFRHELHTGLFPMGSGALWNHSASKPGTKGTPHYLGALGYRVGITGKRHVFPEQNFPFEIISGFEVNCVVQKDRYEPQEIVPFLTRDSKEPFALFINSPNPHRPWTMGDASRFDPAKLKIPPALADTPVIREEMTHYLAEVAELDRQVGDVLQLLEDHGLADNTLVMFSSEQGWQFAGGKWNCWNLSLHTGLIARWPGRIEPGTETKAMVQI from the coding sequence GTGAATATCAACTTCAGCCGATCCATGTTAGCGGTCGTGCTGGTGGGGGCTTGCTCCTGCCTGTCCGCCCGTCCCAATCTGGTTTTTATCTTAGCCGATGACTGCGCCTACACCACGTTGGGTTGCTACGGCGGAACAAACGTGCAAACCCCGAACATTGACCGGCTGGCGCAGGAGGGATTGCGCTTCACTCAGGCTTATGCCAGCACGTCAATGTGCGTGCCGTTCCGCCACGAACTCCACACCGGACTCTTCCCGATGGGTAGCGGTGCGCTCTGGAACCATTCGGCCAGCAAACCCGGCACGAAAGGAACGCCGCATTATTTGGGCGCACTCGGCTATCGCGTGGGTATCACCGGTAAACGCCATGTATTCCCGGAGCAGAATTTTCCATTCGAGATTATTTCAGGATTCGAGGTGAACTGTGTGGTGCAGAAGGATCGGTATGAACCGCAGGAGATCGTTCCGTTTCTAACACGCGATTCCAAGGAGCCCTTTGCCTTGTTCATCAACTCCCCCAATCCGCACCGACCCTGGACGATGGGCGATGCTTCCCGCTTCGACCCTGCTAAGTTGAAGATTCCGCCCGCGCTGGCTGATACGCCGGTCATCCGCGAGGAAATGACGCACTACCTCGCCGAAGTTGCCGAGCTGGATCGGCAGGTGGGCGATGTGCTCCAACTACTTGAAGACCATGGCTTGGCTGATAACACCCTTGTGATGTTCAGCTCGGAGCAGGGCTGGCAGTTTGCCGGCGGAAAGTGGAACTGCTGGAATCTGAGTCTGCACACCGGTTTGATTGCTCGGTGGCCGGGGCGAATTGAGCCAGGAACCGAGACAAAGGCCATGGTGCAGATCTGA